From the genome of Pirellulales bacterium:
AGCTGGAGGTCGATCCCTCGATTCCCAATTCTGGAGGCGAGAGAGGGGCGTTCGCAGAAAGTGGCGTTTCACGAGGCATCGCTGAATTTTGCGGCTTAGCCATTGCCGGCAGTTCCGCTGCGCCGGCACGTGAATGGGGGAAGGGGACAACCTCCCTCAATTATAACCCGTGCCCCTTACGAAAAACGGCTTACCCACGGTAGAATTGGCGCTTCAGCACGATGGATTTAACAGTTTTGGCGATAGGAGAAAACCGTGGGAAAAAGCAAAAAGAAAGCAGAAACCGTGTTTTTGGTGTGCGACGAGACCGGCGATTACAACTACACCCTGCGGCGCAAGCCCGGCGGCGAAAAATTGAAACTGAGCAAGTACAGCGCTCGGCTGCGCAAGCACACGATGCATTCTGAGAAGAAAAAGTAAAACTGCGCGCACCGCGTCAGGAGGACGGAACATGCCCAAGCGCTGGCTCATTCGCGAACATGACCCGGCTCAAATTGTTCGCCTGGAGCGCGAAGCCGGCGTGTCGGCCG
Proteins encoded in this window:
- the rpmG gene encoding 50S ribosomal protein L33 is translated as MGKSKKKAETVFLVCDETGDYNYTLRRKPGGEKLKLSKYSARLRKHTMHSEKKK